A window from Glaciimonas sp. PCH181 encodes these proteins:
- the mnmE gene encoding tRNA uridine-5-carboxymethylaminomethyl(34) synthesis GTPase MnmE has translation MSLDSSPIAAIATAPGRGGIGVVRVSGQHLGPIIQAVCGLDETKLIPRHATYLSFKNADDSIIDQGLAIYFKGPHSYTGEDVLELQGHGGPVVLQMLLARCLEAGHDIGLRMAEPGEFTQRAFLNDKLDLAQAEAVADLIEASTEAAAKSASESLSGAFSKVIHSLVEQVINLRMLVEATLDFPEEEIDFLEKSDARGQLERIRTTLDHVFSQAAQGALLRDGLNIVLAGQPNVGKSSLLNALAGSDVAIVTPIAGTTRDKVTETIQLEGIPLNIIDTAGIRDAEDANDEVERIGIERTWAAVAKADVILHMLDANHGPSFADEKILARFPQNAPIISIWNKIDQSGHRPAVDLMGDATHIYISATDHLGIDLLRAELLRIAGWQQTGESRYLARERHLIALKAARDHLQIAADHATIDNTVNDQSLDLFAEELRLAQDKLNSITGVFTPDDLLGVIFSRFCIGK, from the coding sequence ATGTCATTAGATTCCTCTCCCATTGCTGCAATTGCCACTGCGCCCGGTCGCGGCGGCATTGGCGTTGTTCGTGTATCCGGTCAACATCTCGGTCCAATTATTCAAGCTGTTTGCGGTCTTGATGAAACTAAACTGATCCCGCGTCACGCCACTTATTTATCGTTTAAAAATGCTGACGACAGCATCATTGATCAAGGTCTGGCAATCTATTTCAAGGGCCCGCACTCTTACACTGGCGAGGACGTACTGGAACTGCAAGGTCACGGCGGACCAGTCGTATTACAAATGTTGTTGGCGCGCTGTCTGGAAGCCGGACATGATATCGGTCTGCGCATGGCAGAGCCGGGCGAATTCACGCAACGCGCCTTCCTCAACGATAAACTTGATCTGGCGCAAGCCGAAGCGGTCGCCGACTTGATCGAAGCATCGACCGAAGCCGCCGCCAAATCCGCATCGGAATCGCTCTCAGGCGCGTTCTCCAAAGTCATTCATAGCTTGGTCGAGCAGGTAATCAATCTGCGCATGTTGGTGGAAGCAACGCTTGATTTTCCCGAAGAAGAAATTGATTTCCTCGAAAAATCCGATGCACGCGGCCAATTGGAAAGAATCCGCACGACCCTCGATCACGTCTTTAGTCAGGCCGCGCAAGGCGCATTGCTACGTGACGGCTTGAATATTGTGCTGGCAGGCCAACCCAACGTCGGCAAATCGTCGCTGTTAAATGCACTGGCCGGCTCGGATGTTGCGATCGTCACGCCCATCGCTGGCACCACCCGCGACAAGGTGACAGAAACCATTCAGCTCGAGGGTATTCCGCTAAATATTATCGACACCGCCGGTATCCGCGATGCGGAAGATGCCAACGATGAAGTCGAGCGTATCGGCATCGAACGTACGTGGGCAGCGGTCGCCAAAGCTGACGTTATTCTGCATATGCTGGATGCCAATCACGGCCCCTCATTCGCGGACGAAAAAATCCTGGCCCGCTTTCCACAAAACGCGCCCATCATCAGCATCTGGAACAAAATCGACCAATCCGGACACAGACCTGCGGTCGACCTCATGGGCGATGCGACCCACATTTATATCTCGGCAACAGACCATCTCGGCATCGATCTGCTACGCGCAGAGTTACTGCGTATTGCAGGCTGGCAGCAAACCGGCGAGTCCCGTTACCTGGCACGCGAACGCCATCTGATCGCCCTAAAAGCCGCCCGCGACCACCTACAAATCGCCGCCGATCACGCCACCATCGACAACACCGTTAACGATCAGTCGCTGGATTTATTTGCCGAAGAATTACGTTTGGCGCAGGATAAATTGAACAGCATTACGGGAGTGTTTACGCCGGACGATTTGCTGGGCGTGATTTTTTCGCGATTTTGTATCGGGAAGTAA
- the yidC gene encoding membrane protein insertase YidC, protein MDIKRTVLWVVFSLSLLFLWDSWQRHNGNASMFFPSATPTAPAAGAGAAGSAPAAAAIGATSSDVPQGVNAAGTAAPASAVPDAAPAAKGETITITTDVVKADIDTVGGQLKRLELLTQRDTVDPTKNLVLFDSSASRIYLADTGLIGGNFPNHKSTFVALPGARTLDNGKQVQLVLESTQGGVKLIKTFTFKRGDYSIDVKHTITNESGAPITPSLYLQLVRDGNKPAGEQRFVNTFTGAAVYTDANKFQKFAFEKIEENKAEHATKSDDGWFAIMQHYFVSAFIPQDKAPREIFTKKVATNLYAVGNILPLGTIAPGASVTMDARLFSGPEESAVLEATAPGLELVKDYGWLTIIAKPIFWLMTQIHKVLGNWGWTIIALTVLIKLFFFPLSAASYRSMAKMKKVTPKMTAIRERHKGEPQKMNQEMMQLYKTEKINPLGGCLPIVIQIPVFISLYWVLLASVEMRNAPWLGWIHDLAAPDPFYILPVVMAISMFIQTKLNPKPPDPMQAKVMMFMPLIFSVMFFFFPSGLVLYWITNNVLSIAQQWVITKRMESAQ, encoded by the coding sequence ATGGATATCAAACGTACCGTCCTGTGGGTTGTATTTTCACTGTCGCTGCTGTTCCTTTGGGATAGCTGGCAACGACATAATGGCAATGCCTCGATGTTTTTTCCAAGCGCGACGCCAACGGCACCCGCCGCTGGTGCAGGTGCTGCCGGCTCTGCACCTGCTGCCGCGGCAATTGGCGCAACCAGCAGCGATGTACCGCAAGGCGTTAACGCTGCCGGTACTGCTGCGCCAGCTAGCGCAGTACCTGACGCGGCACCTGCCGCCAAGGGTGAAACGATCACCATCACCACCGATGTCGTCAAAGCCGATATCGATACGGTTGGCGGTCAGTTGAAACGTCTCGAATTGCTAACGCAACGCGACACGGTTGATCCGACCAAGAATCTGGTGTTGTTTGATTCTAGTGCCAGCCGGATTTATCTGGCCGACACTGGCTTAATCGGCGGCAACTTCCCTAATCACAAGTCAACCTTTGTCGCTTTGCCAGGTGCCCGCACGCTGGACAACGGCAAACAGGTACAACTGGTGCTGGAGTCGACTCAGGGCGGCGTCAAGCTGATCAAAACGTTCACGTTCAAACGCGGCGATTACTCGATTGATGTAAAGCACACGATCACCAACGAAAGCGGTGCGCCAATCACGCCTTCGCTGTACTTGCAACTGGTGCGTGACGGTAACAAACCGGCTGGCGAACAACGCTTCGTCAACACCTTTACCGGTGCCGCGGTTTACACCGATGCGAACAAGTTCCAGAAGTTTGCTTTCGAAAAAATTGAAGAAAATAAGGCAGAGCACGCCACCAAGTCTGACGACGGCTGGTTCGCCATCATGCAGCATTATTTTGTCTCGGCGTTCATTCCGCAAGACAAAGCACCGCGTGAAATTTTCACCAAAAAAGTGGCTACCAATCTGTACGCCGTCGGTAATATTCTGCCCCTCGGAACGATTGCCCCGGGTGCTAGCGTAACGATGGATGCACGTCTGTTCTCAGGTCCTGAAGAATCTGCTGTACTGGAAGCAACTGCGCCGGGTCTGGAACTGGTCAAAGACTATGGCTGGCTGACTATCATCGCCAAACCGATTTTCTGGTTGATGACGCAGATCCACAAAGTCCTCGGTAACTGGGGTTGGACCATCATCGCGTTGACGGTGTTGATCAAACTGTTCTTCTTCCCGTTGTCGGCTGCTAGCTATCGCAGTATGGCGAAGATGAAAAAAGTCACGCCGAAGATGACCGCGATTCGCGAACGTCATAAAGGCGAGCCGCAAAAGATGAATCAGGAAATGATGCAGCTCTACAAAACCGAGAAGATCAATCCACTCGGCGGCTGTCTTCCTATCGTGATTCAGATTCCGGTCTTTATTTCGTTGTACTGGGTATTGCTGGCCAGCGTCGAAATGCGTAACGCTCCATGGTTAGGCTGGATTCATGATTTGGCTGCACCGGATCCGTTCTATATCTTGCCGGTCGTCATGGCGATATCGATGTTCATCCAGACTAAGCTGAATCCGAAACCGCCTGATCCAATGCAAGCGAAGGTAATGATGTTCATGCCACTCATTTTCTCGGTCATGTTCTTCTTCTTCCCTTCTGGCCTGGTGCTGTACTGGATTACCAATAACGTGCTGTCGATTGCACAGCAATGGGTAATTACTAAAAGGATGGAAAGCGCGCAATAA
- the dnaA gene encoding chromosomal replication initiator protein DnaA, translated as MENFWQSCSAQLEQELTPQQFSAWIKPLSPIDYEDGRLRIAAPNRFKLDWVKTQFASRITTLAAEFWEMPIDVQFMLDPRTNVARKPSVSTMPVALDGAHPNPSPAFSNGGMSNNNGNSHYDRMPDTQAESSAVIARRDQSRINTELSFDSFVTGKANQLARAAAIQVANNPGVSYNPLFLYGGVGLGKTHLIHAIGNQLLADNPSSKIRYIHAEQYVRDVVTAYQRKGFDDFKRYYHSLDLLLIDDIQFFGGKSRTQEEFFYAFEALIAAKKQIIITSDTYPKEITGMDDRLISRFDSGLTVAIEPPELEMRVAILLKKAASEGVTFSDDVAFFVAKHLRSNVRELEGALRKILAYSRFHGKDITIDIVKDALKDLLSVQNRQISVENIQKTVADFFNIKVADMYSKKRPANIARPRQIAMYLAKELTQKSLPEIGELFGGRDHTTVLHAVRKIAGDRTKNPECNHELHVLEQTLKG; from the coding sequence ATGGAAAATTTCTGGCAAAGTTGCTCCGCCCAGCTGGAGCAGGAGTTGACGCCGCAACAATTTAGCGCGTGGATAAAACCGCTTTCTCCTATTGATTATGAGGATGGACGGTTACGCATTGCCGCGCCGAATCGATTTAAGCTCGATTGGGTCAAAACGCAGTTTGCTAGCCGCATCACGACGTTGGCAGCAGAATTTTGGGAAATGCCAATAGACGTGCAGTTTATGCTGGACCCGCGAACTAATGTTGCCCGTAAGCCAAGTGTTTCTACCATGCCGGTTGCATTGGATGGTGCGCATCCGAACCCATCGCCAGCATTTTCCAATGGTGGCATGAGCAACAACAACGGTAATAGTCACTATGATCGCATGCCGGATACGCAGGCTGAATCGAGTGCGGTCATCGCGCGCCGCGACCAGTCGCGTATCAATACTGAACTAAGTTTTGACAGTTTTGTGACCGGAAAAGCTAACCAGTTAGCCCGCGCCGCGGCGATTCAGGTCGCAAATAATCCGGGCGTTTCGTATAACCCGCTCTTCCTTTATGGCGGTGTTGGCCTCGGTAAAACCCATCTGATTCACGCTATCGGTAATCAGCTTCTGGCCGATAATCCTTCGTCGAAAATTCGCTACATCCATGCAGAACAGTACGTTCGCGACGTAGTGACCGCTTACCAACGTAAAGGTTTTGACGATTTCAAGCGGTACTATCATTCGCTAGATTTATTGCTGATCGATGATATTCAATTCTTCGGTGGCAAGAGTCGCACCCAAGAAGAATTCTTTTACGCATTCGAAGCTTTAATTGCCGCAAAGAAACAAATTATTATCACCAGTGATACTTATCCAAAAGAAATCACCGGCATGGATGATCGTTTGATTTCCCGCTTCGATTCCGGTCTGACCGTCGCGATAGAGCCGCCTGAACTTGAAATGCGCGTGGCTATTTTGCTTAAAAAAGCGGCATCCGAAGGCGTTACATTCTCCGACGATGTAGCCTTTTTTGTCGCCAAACATCTGCGTTCCAACGTCCGCGAACTGGAAGGCGCGCTGCGTAAAATCCTGGCTTATTCCCGTTTCCATGGTAAAGACATCACGATTGATATCGTCAAGGATGCGCTGAAAGATCTGCTATCTGTGCAGAATCGCCAGATTTCCGTCGAAAATATCCAGAAAACAGTCGCCGACTTCTTCAATATCAAAGTCGCGGATATGTATTCCAAAAAACGCCCCGCGAATATCGCCCGGCCACGTCAGATTGCGATGTATCTGGCCAAAGAACTCACCCAAAAGAGCTTGCCAGAAATTGGGGAATTGTTCGGCGGACGCGATCACACCACGGTTTTACACGCGGTGCGCAAGATCGCCGGTGATCGGACTAAAAATCCCGAATGTAATCACGAATTGCACGTATTGGAGCAAACCTTAAAAGGTTAA
- the rpmH gene encoding 50S ribosomal protein L34 yields the protein MKRTYQPSVVRRKRTHGFRARMATRGGRAVLNARRAKGRKRLAA from the coding sequence ATGAAACGTACTTATCAACCTTCCGTTGTGCGCCGTAAACGTACCCACGGCTTCCGCGCACGTATGGCAACCCGTGGTGGTCGCGCTGTGCTGAATGCACGTCGCGCCAAAGGCCGCAAACGTCTAGCAGCTTAA
- the gyrB gene encoding DNA topoisomerase (ATP-hydrolyzing) subunit B, whose translation MSSIPQDNTNQPPPNAYGASSIQILEGLEAVRKRPGMYIGDTSDGTGLHHLVFEVLDNSIDESLAGHCTEINVTIHSDNSISVTDNGRGVPTGIKFDDKHEPKRSAAEIVMTELHAGGKFDQNSYKVSGGLHGVGVSCVNGLSKLLKLTIRRDGKVHFMEFVRGVPQNRDIETIDGMIVSPIKVIGDTDKRGTEVHFWADEEIFTHVEFHYEILAKRIRELSFLNNGVRIKLTDQRTGKEELFAFEGGTRGFVEYINKNKSVLHPTIFQATGEKEGVTVDVSMQWNDAYNEQVLCFTNNIPQRDGGTHLTGLRAAMTRVLNKYIEEHDFAKRAKVETSGDDMREGLTCVLSVKVPEPKFSSQTKDKLVSSEVRLPVEEIVARTLSDYLQEKPNDAKIICGKIVEAARARDAARKARELTRRKGVMDGLGLSSKLADCQEKDPALCELYIVEGDSAGGSAKQGRDRKFQAILPLRGKVLNVEKARFEKMLSSEQITTLIATLGTSIGPDEFNADKLRYHRIIIMTDADVDGAHIRTLLLTLFYRQMPQLVERGHIYIAQPPLYKVKHGKDERYLKDDVEEVQYMMQVALNDASLVPSSGTDPISGPALTELVRQYNTANAIITRLTRAIDGAALTAIMTGVTLELDTVENAELSAQALTKEIGDPAVNVIVKSDELTEKHQLRIQRMYHGNIKASVIDSDFVTSSDYKVLCNAAATFKGLIGPGAMVRRGTGEKVKEFAIADFHQAMAWLRDEAERGVSKQRYKGLGEMNPSQLWETTMDPTVRRLLKVQIDDAIAADQIFMTLMGDDVEPRRAFIELNALQAGNIDV comes from the coding sequence ATGTCATCAATCCCTCAAGACAACACCAATCAGCCGCCACCAAATGCGTACGGCGCGTCCTCAATTCAGATCCTCGAAGGTCTGGAAGCAGTACGAAAACGTCCGGGGATGTACATCGGCGACACTTCAGACGGCACCGGCTTGCATCATCTGGTGTTTGAAGTTCTGGACAACTCCATCGACGAATCGTTAGCCGGTCATTGCACCGAAATCAACGTCACGATCCATTCTGATAATTCGATTTCCGTCACCGACAATGGCCGTGGCGTCCCCACCGGCATCAAGTTTGACGACAAGCACGAACCTAAGCGCAGCGCAGCCGAAATCGTCATGACCGAGTTGCACGCTGGCGGTAAATTCGATCAAAACTCTTATAAAGTTTCCGGCGGTTTGCATGGCGTGGGCGTTTCTTGCGTCAACGGTTTGTCCAAGTTATTGAAGCTCACCATCCGTCGCGATGGCAAAGTCCATTTCATGGAATTCGTACGCGGCGTACCGCAAAATCGTGACATCGAAACCATAGACGGCATGATCGTATCGCCCATCAAAGTCATTGGCGACACCGACAAGCGCGGTACGGAAGTGCACTTCTGGGCCGACGAAGAAATTTTTACACACGTCGAATTCCACTACGAAATTCTAGCCAAGCGTATCCGCGAATTATCGTTCCTGAACAACGGTGTGCGTATCAAACTGACCGATCAACGCACCGGCAAAGAAGAACTTTTCGCGTTCGAAGGCGGCACACGCGGTTTCGTTGAATACATCAACAAAAACAAAAGCGTATTGCACCCAACGATTTTTCAGGCGACAGGCGAAAAAGAAGGCGTCACAGTCGACGTCTCCATGCAATGGAATGACGCCTATAACGAGCAAGTATTATGCTTCACCAATAACATCCCGCAACGCGACGGCGGTACCCATCTCACCGGCCTGCGTGCAGCGATGACTCGTGTACTGAACAAGTACATCGAAGAACATGATTTCGCCAAACGCGCCAAAGTCGAAACCAGCGGCGACGACATGCGCGAGGGCCTGACTTGCGTGTTATCAGTCAAAGTCCCTGAGCCAAAATTCAGTTCGCAAACCAAAGACAAACTTGTCTCCAGCGAAGTGCGTTTGCCGGTCGAAGAAATTGTCGCCAGAACACTCAGCGACTATCTGCAAGAAAAACCAAACGACGCCAAAATCATCTGCGGCAAAATCGTCGAAGCTGCACGTGCCCGTGATGCAGCGCGTAAAGCGCGTGAGCTGACCCGTCGTAAAGGCGTGATGGATGGCCTCGGTTTATCCTCCAAACTTGCCGATTGCCAGGAAAAAGATCCCGCATTATGCGAACTTTACATCGTCGAGGGTGACTCTGCGGGCGGTTCAGCCAAGCAAGGCCGCGACCGTAAATTTCAGGCGATTCTGCCATTGCGCGGTAAAGTCTTGAACGTCGAAAAAGCACGCTTCGAAAAAATGCTATCGTCAGAGCAGATCACGACCTTGATCGCGACGCTAGGCACCAGCATCGGCCCGGACGAATTCAATGCCGACAAACTGCGTTATCACCGCATCATCATCATGACCGATGCAGACGTCGATGGTGCCCACATCCGCACGCTGCTGCTGACATTGTTCTATCGTCAAATGCCGCAACTGGTTGAGCGCGGCCACATCTACATCGCGCAACCGCCACTGTACAAAGTCAAGCACGGCAAAGACGAACGCTATCTCAAAGATGACGTTGAAGAAGTTCAATACATGATGCAGGTCGCGCTCAATGACGCCTCGCTAGTCCCGAGTTCAGGCACCGATCCGATCAGCGGCCCGGCCCTGACAGAACTGGTTCGTCAATACAACACCGCCAACGCCATCATCACGCGCCTGACCCGCGCCATCGACGGCGCTGCCCTCACCGCCATCATGACTGGCGTCACGCTAGAACTAGACACCGTTGAAAATGCCGAATTATCCGCGCAAGCACTCACCAAAGAAATCGGTGATCCTGCGGTCAACGTCATCGTCAAATCCGATGAACTGACAGAAAAGCATCAACTGCGGATTCAACGGATGTACCACGGCAATATCAAAGCCAGCGTTATCGACAGCGACTTCGTCACCAGCTCCGACTACAAAGTACTATGCAACGCCGCCGCCACCTTCAAAGGTCTGATCGGTCCGGGTGCAATGGTCCGTCGCGGCACCGGTGAAAAAGTAAAAGAATTCGCCATTGCCGATTTCCACCAAGCCATGGCCTGGCTACGCGACGAAGCAGAACGCGGCGTCAGCAAACAGCGCTACAAAGGACTGGGTGAAATGAACCCAAGCCAACTATGGGAAACCACAATGGACCCAACCGTGCGCCGCCTGCTAAAAGTACAGATCGACGACGCGATTGCCGCGGATCAAATCTTTATGACGTTGATGGGCGACGACGTTGAACCACGGCGCGCGTTTATTGAGTTGAATGCGTTGCAGGCTGGGAATATTGATGTTTGA
- the yidD gene encoding membrane protein insertion efficiency factor YidD gives MKATLLFLLRCYKLGISPFLGQNCRFYPSCSDYAAEAIRTHGALKGSFLAACRLGKCHPWHTGGFDPVPPSSSASSAKPSATSADRPCGCSHT, from the coding sequence ATGAAAGCGACTTTACTGTTCCTGTTGCGATGCTACAAATTGGGAATTAGCCCGTTTCTGGGCCAGAACTGTCGTTTTTATCCGAGTTGTTCCGACTACGCTGCTGAAGCAATCCGTACACATGGCGCCTTGAAGGGCAGCTTTCTGGCTGCGTGTCGCCTTGGAAAATGTCATCCCTGGCATACCGGAGGATTTGATCCGGTTCCGCCATCTTCGTCTGCCTCCTCTGCCAAACCCTCTGCAACTTCCGCTGATCGACCATGCGGTTGCAGTCACACCTGA
- a CDS encoding ribonuclease P protein component, protein MTGDRSEISSQSSALGFPRDRRIVKTDEFSSVFRLRPVYRTAHFVLYTRVNPLPDAKARLGVVAAKRLAPRAATRNTVKRVTRELFRLTSLPPIDCIVRLSKPVNTKAGPATTARLKRELRSELLQLFASQRVVTKA, encoded by the coding sequence GTGACAGGCGACCGTTCAGAGATCTCTTCACAGAGTTCTGCCCTGGGCTTTCCCCGTGACCGACGCATCGTTAAAACGGATGAATTTTCATCCGTTTTTCGTTTGCGCCCAGTCTATCGGACAGCCCATTTCGTTCTGTACACGCGTGTTAATCCGTTGCCGGATGCCAAGGCGCGATTAGGCGTTGTTGCAGCAAAACGACTAGCACCGCGGGCTGCCACGCGTAATACCGTTAAACGGGTTACGCGAGAGCTGTTTCGCCTGACGTCTTTGCCACCCATTGACTGCATTGTGCGTTTATCGAAACCGGTAAACACCAAGGCAGGCCCTGCCACGACAGCACGTTTAAAGCGTGAGCTACGAAGCGAATTGCTACAGCTATTCGCATCACAGCGCGTTGTGACCAAGGCGTAA
- the dnaN gene encoding DNA polymerase III subunit beta: MQLVKTHRDTLLRPLQIVSGIVERRHTLPILANILIRKDGEKVSFLSTDIEVQITTNANVGSGAEVAATTVAARKLLDILRALPESGEVSLTLSNKRMTVQSGKSRFALQTLAAEEFPTVAQAEHYNATVTLPQKTLKHLFNMVHFSMAQQDIRYYLNGLLLVLDGNNVIAVATDGHRLAFCQVATEQEFARQEVIIPRKTIIELQRLLEETDEPVQLEIANNQVKLSFADIELISKLVEGKFPDYTRVVPKGYKNDFTIGRDRLLRSLQRAAIMTSDKFKGVRWVVTPGSLKISSTNADQEEAIEELEIDYGGDSVDIGFNVTYLLDVLNNLKGDNVNIALGDANSSALITVPENADFKYVVMPMRI; the protein is encoded by the coding sequence ATGCAATTGGTCAAAACCCACCGAGATACTCTTCTCCGGCCACTGCAGATCGTGAGCGGTATTGTCGAGCGTCGGCACACATTGCCGATTCTGGCCAATATCCTCATACGCAAGGACGGCGAAAAAGTTTCTTTTCTATCAACTGACATTGAAGTGCAAATTACGACCAATGCAAATGTCGGTAGCGGTGCTGAAGTTGCCGCCACCACCGTCGCTGCCCGTAAGCTGCTCGATATTCTGCGCGCGTTGCCAGAATCCGGCGAAGTGTCGTTAACATTAAGCAACAAGCGCATGACGGTGCAATCCGGCAAATCGCGTTTCGCGCTGCAAACACTGGCCGCCGAAGAGTTTCCGACAGTTGCCCAGGCTGAGCATTACAACGCAACGGTCACGCTGCCGCAAAAGACGCTCAAGCATTTGTTCAATATGGTCCATTTTTCGATGGCGCAGCAGGACATTCGTTACTACCTCAACGGCCTGTTATTAGTGCTGGATGGCAACAACGTGATCGCCGTCGCCACCGATGGTCACCGTCTGGCATTTTGCCAAGTAGCGACAGAGCAAGAATTCGCACGGCAGGAAGTCATCATTCCGCGCAAAACCATCATCGAACTACAACGTTTGTTAGAAGAAACCGACGAGCCAGTTCAACTAGAAATCGCCAACAATCAGGTCAAACTATCGTTTGCCGATATCGAACTGATTTCGAAACTGGTAGAAGGCAAATTCCCGGATTACACCCGCGTAGTACCTAAAGGTTACAAGAACGATTTCACCATCGGCCGGGATCGTTTGCTGCGCTCGTTGCAACGCGCCGCCATTATGACCAGCGACAAGTTCAAGGGCGTGCGCTGGGTCGTTACCCCAGGCAGCCTGAAAATCAGCTCGACCAATGCCGATCAGGAAGAGGCGATTGAAGAACTAGAAATCGACTACGGCGGCGACAGTGTCGACATTGGTTTCAACGTCACTTATTTGCTCGACGTGCTCAACAACCTCAAGGGCGACAACGTTAATATTGCCCTTGGCGATGCTAATTCATCTGCATTAATCACCGTGCCAGAAAACGCCGACTTTAAATACGTCGTTATGCCGATGCGTATTTAA